One segment of Neodiprion fabricii isolate iyNeoFabr1 chromosome 1, iyNeoFabr1.1, whole genome shotgun sequence DNA contains the following:
- the LOC124182651 gene encoding uncharacterized protein LOC124182651, with the protein MQVFLIISLSLLGSLAIAQVPDASTTTEALRDIYYRCVDSESLLSCVKPKLLAYVSEAVKQDRIRITEDLVIVKSRDAPEDNADEYYQQYDAADPARREVLRSMMLEKLDAYLSSHQLEAKLPEAISGSNIVPRALVESVPSSLSVPLADTQAGQGRGFVKKVMIPFLLGLKFKATALVPLALALIALKTWKALTLGLLSLVLSGAMLIFKLTKPKVAYEVVHYGHPPVEHAPHWDTAPHGPYRAYRK; encoded by the exons ATGCAGGTTTTCCTTATCATTTCGTTGTCCCTTCTGGGCTCTCTCGCCATAGCCCAAGTCCCGGATGCCTCCACGACGACGGAGGCTCTAAGAGACATTTACTACAG GTGCGTGGACAGTGAATCTCTGCTATCTTGCGTTAAGCCAAAGCTACTGGCTTACGTGAGCGAGGCTGTTAAACAGGACAGGATAAGGATCACGGAAGACCTGGTCATCGTTAAGTCACGCGACGCGCCTGAGGATAATGCCGATGAATACTACCAGCAATACGATGCCGCTGACCCAGCCAGAAGGGAGGTCCTGCGATCCATGATGCTGGAGAAGTTGGATGCTTACTTATCCAGTCATCAGCTAGAGGCTAAGCTGCCTGAGGCCATTTCCGGGTCCAACATCGTCCCCAGAGCTTTGGTTGAATCTGTGCCGTCTAGTCTGTCTGTACCCCTGGCTGACACCCAGGCAGGACAGG GTCGTGGGTTCGTGAAGAAGGTAATGATTCCCTTTCTTTTGGGACTGAAGTTCAAGGCTACAGCTTTGGTGCCCCTGGCACTTGCTCTGATTGCGCTGAAGACCTGGAAGGCCCTCACCTTAGGACTCCTTTCTCTTGTGCTCAGCGGAGCCATGCTTATCTTCAAGCTCACAAAGCCCAAGGTCGCCTACGAGGTTGTCCACTACGGACACCCACCCGTGGAACACGCTCCTCATTGGGACACCGCACCGCATGGACCTTACCGTGCCTACCGGAAGTAA
- the LOC124182945 gene encoding uncharacterized protein LOC124182945, whose product MRLLTFVALVASAAASQDFLSTSLNHCINAESWSSCFKTEVLGYMDEKLGTTTEARSLDTVDEAVVARTFKYLKSFDYGIDIPFADASLKYRPSRSLADLDIEFKDNAVATSQARGLLKKKLLFPFLLLLKLKLKALMPIFVAIIGLKALKALVLSKLAILMVVGFIAVQFLKKGGMAMPMGMSMDPASVLYGAPATPSTTSSYDPANTWDGNGPYSRVWTPTSGVEAQNLAYNYYSGSGSSGAQSSYGSPSSSSSSSSSSTNY is encoded by the exons ATGCGTTTACTCACATTCGTAGCCTTAGTGGCCAGTGCCGCGGCGTCGCAAGACTTCCTGTCGACCTCCTTGAACCACTGCATCAACGCGGAATCATGGAGTTCTTGTTTCAAAACCGAGGTCCTAGGATACATGGACGAAAAATTGGGCACCACGACTGAGGCCAGATCCTTAGACACCGTTGACGAAGCTGTGGTGGCAAGGACCTTTAAGTACCTCAAGAGCTTCGACTACGGAATCGACATTCCCTTTGCCGATGCCAGTCTCAAGTACCGACCTAGCAGGAGCCTCGCTGACCTTGACATCGAATTCAAGGACAATGCCGTAGCTACAAGTCAAGCCCGTGGTCTCCTCAAGAAGAAACTTCTTTTCCCATTCCTCCTGCTTCTCAAATTGAAACTGAAGGCTTTGATGCCAATCTTCGTCGCCATCATCGGTCTCAAGGCTCTCAAGGCTCTGGTACTATCGAAATTGGCCATCTTGATGGTCGTCGGATTCATTGCCGTACAATTCCTCAAGAAGGGAGGCATGGCTATGCCGATGG GTATGTCAATGGATCCAGCTTCGGTCTTGTACGGAGCACCCGCTACCCCATCAACGACCTCAAGTTACGACCCCGCGAACACGTGGGACGGAAACGGGCCCTATTCCCGAGTGTGGACCCCAACCAGTGGAGTAGAAGCACAGAACCTGGCGTACAACTACTACTCCGGAAGTGGTTCATCAGGTGCACAATCGTCCTACGGATCGCCGTCAAGCTCCTCTAGCTCGTCGTCGAGCTCGACTAACTATTAA
- the LOC124182645 gene encoding uncharacterized protein LOC124182645: MKFYVLCTLLALATAQPAKTDFWKGTSMDTMVDQMKSDCAQKNDEISCMKFKVLNLLDQIFRKDSFKVSETVEVTRNSYPVEEVSARSEGSFLETVQSYLASHDVTFKLPFESSVKVSPRNIDDDELSFNVKFGEGRAVQEARKSKLKKVIIPILVFVLLKAMTLIPLAIGVLGLKAWNALQLSFFSFVVSVGLAIFQLCKKIAADGHAAPLAAHGPWEYQAAQYRAFDETQAVPQETAQDLAYAGYVQN, encoded by the exons ATGAAGTTCTACGTTCTGTGCACCCTTTTGGCCTTGGCCACAGCCCAGCCAGCCAAAACTGACTTTTGGAAAGGCACCAGCATGGATACGATGGTGGACCAGATGAAAAGTGACTGTGCCCAGAAGAACGACGAGATTTCGTGCATGAAATTCAAGGTCCTCAATCTTCTGGATCAGATCTTCCGCAAGGACAGCTTTAAG GTATCAGAGACCGTCGAGGTGACACGCAACTCCTACCCCGTCGAGGAAGTGTCTGCCCGCAGTGAAGGCTCTTTCCTCGAGACCGTCCAGTCCTACTTGGCTTCCCACGACGTTACTTTCAAGCTTCCCTTCGAGTCCTCAGTTAAAGTCAGCCCCCGTAACATTGACGATGACGAACTTTCTTTCAACGTGAAGTTCGGTGAAGGTCGCGCTGTCCAGGAAGCCCGTAAATCGAAACTGAAGAAGGTCATCATCCCCATCCTCGTTTTCGTCCTGTTGAAAGCGATGACCCTCATTCCTCTGGCCATCGGTGTCCTGGGACTGAAGGCCTGGAACGCACTCCAGCTCTCGTTCTTCAGCTTCGTCGTTTCTGTTGGCTTGGCTATCTTCCAGCTATGCAAAAAGATCGCTGCTGACGGTCACGCCGCTCCCCTCGCTGCTCATGGACCCTGGGAGTACCAAGCTGCCCAGTACCGTGCCTTCGACGAGACCCAGGCCGTCCCCCAGGAGACCGCACAGGACCTCGCTTACGCTGGATACGTCCAGAACTAA